One window from the genome of Microcebus murinus isolate Inina chromosome X, M.murinus_Inina_mat1.0, whole genome shotgun sequence encodes:
- the LOC105855578 gene encoding transmembrane protein 47, whose protein sequence is MASAGSGVEEVRVSVLTPLKLVGLVCIFLALCLDLGAVLSPAWVTADHQYYLSLWESCRKPASLDIWHCDSTLSSEQECGHL, encoded by the exons ATGGCTTCGGCGGGCAGCGGCGTGGAGGAGGTGCGCGTGTCGGTGCTGACCCCGCTGAAGCTGGTCGGGCTGGTGTGCATCTTCCTGGCGCTGTGTCTGGACCTGGGGGCCGTGCTGAGCCCAGCCTGGGTCACGGCTGACCACCAGTACTACCTGTCCCTGTGGGAGTCCTGCCGGAAACCCGCCAGCTTGGACATCTGGCACTGCGACTCCACGCTCAGCAGCG AGCAAGAATGTGGCCATCTGTAA